Proteins found in one Vallitalea guaymasensis genomic segment:
- a CDS encoding DUF3842 family protein yields the protein MKIAVVDGQGGGIGKIIIDKLKNNIDETHELIALGTNSTATTGMIKAGANSGATGENAIKVMSKRVDIILGPLAIMVPDAMMGEITTEIALSISSSEAKKILLPFNKCNMVIAGVQGKKLNKLIEELVQEVLRYI from the coding sequence TTGAAGATAGCTGTAGTTGATGGACAGGGCGGCGGCATTGGGAAAATTATTATTGACAAGCTGAAAAATAATATTGATGAAACTCATGAATTAATTGCACTTGGAACGAATTCAACTGCAACCACTGGTATGATAAAAGCTGGAGCGAACTCCGGTGCTACTGGTGAAAATGCTATAAAAGTAATGAGTAAAAGAGTTGATATTATTTTAGGTCCACTTGCAATCATGGTACCTGATGCTATGATGGGTGAAATAACAACTGAAATTGCCTTATCAATTTCATCCAGTGAAGCGAAAAAAATACTTTTACCCTTCAATAAGTGCAATATGGTTATTGCAGGAGTACAAGGTAAAAAATTAAATAAACTCATTGAAGAATTAGTGCAAGAAGTACTAAGATATATATAA
- the gltA gene encoding NADPH-dependent glutamate synthase, producing MLNKSLTKTPISEQEPLIRNKNFKEVVLGYTEEEAIQEAQRCLQCKHKPCVNGCPVNVPIPEFINAVSRGEFEEAYRIITTENSLPAICGRVCPQENQCEGKCVRGIKGEPVAIGRLERFVADYHMQNADANESVDIEKNNTKVAVVGAGPSGLSCASELAKKGYDITLFEALHKTGGVLSYGIPEFRLPKKLVSNEIETIKKLGVEIKTNVLVGRSITIDELLEENYKAVFIGSGAGLPRFMNIEGENLNGVYSANEYLTRVNLMKAYEKDSPTPIKVGKSVAVIGGGNVAMDAARTAKRLGAENVYIIYRRSENELPARLEEVHHAKEEEIIFKLLTNPTNIIGENGYVTGINCIEMELGEPDASGRRRPCPIENSDFVIDVETVIVAIGQTPNPLIRQTTDGLDTQSWGGLIVEEETMETSKENVYAGGDAVTGAATVILAMGAGKKAAAAIHNKLKNN from the coding sequence ATGCTTAATAAATCATTAACAAAAACACCAATCAGCGAACAAGAACCTTTAATCAGAAATAAAAACTTCAAAGAAGTAGTTCTAGGTTACACAGAAGAAGAAGCAATCCAAGAAGCACAAAGATGTTTACAATGCAAACACAAACCTTGTGTAAACGGATGTCCTGTCAATGTACCAATACCAGAATTCATTAATGCGGTAAGCCGTGGTGAATTCGAAGAAGCTTATAGAATAATCACTACTGAGAACTCATTACCTGCTATTTGCGGAAGAGTCTGTCCACAAGAAAATCAATGTGAAGGTAAATGCGTTAGAGGTATCAAAGGTGAACCAGTAGCAATTGGTCGTCTAGAAAGATTTGTAGCAGATTATCATATGCAGAATGCAGACGCTAATGAATCTGTAGACATTGAAAAAAATAATACCAAAGTAGCTGTTGTAGGTGCTGGTCCTTCTGGACTTTCATGTGCATCCGAATTAGCTAAAAAAGGTTATGACATAACACTATTCGAAGCTCTACATAAAACAGGAGGAGTATTATCTTACGGTATTCCTGAATTCAGGCTTCCTAAAAAGTTAGTTAGTAATGAAATTGAAACAATAAAGAAATTAGGTGTAGAAATTAAGACTAATGTACTTGTTGGTCGTTCTATTACAATAGATGAATTACTTGAAGAAAATTACAAAGCTGTCTTCATCGGTAGTGGTGCCGGTCTTCCAAGATTCATGAATATTGAAGGTGAAAATCTTAATGGAGTCTACTCTGCCAATGAATATTTAACTAGAGTTAATCTTATGAAAGCTTATGAAAAGGATTCTCCAACACCTATAAAAGTTGGCAAAAGTGTTGCAGTCATCGGTGGTGGTAATGTTGCCATGGATGCAGCTAGAACAGCAAAAAGACTAGGTGCAGAGAATGTATATATAATATATAGAAGAAGTGAAAACGAACTTCCTGCAAGATTAGAAGAAGTTCATCACGCAAAAGAAGAAGAAATCATATTCAAGCTTTTAACAAATCCAACTAATATAATTGGAGAAAATGGATATGTTACAGGTATTAATTGTATAGAGATGGAACTTGGTGAACCAGATGCTTCTGGAAGAAGAAGACCATGTCCAATAGAAAATAGTGATTTTGTAATTGATGTTGAAACAGTTATAGTAGCAATAGGTCAGACCCCTAACCCACTTATCAGACAAACAACTGATGGACTTGATACTCAGTCTTGGGGTGGATTGATTGTTGAAGAAGAAACAATGGAAACCAGTAAAGAAAATGTTTATGCTGGTGGTGATGCTGTTACAGGTGCAGCGACAGTTATACTAGCTATGGGTGCTGGGAAAAAAGCTGCTGCTGCAATACATAATAAATTAAAAAACAATTAA
- the fbaA gene encoding class II fructose-bisphosphate aldolase, with amino-acid sequence MPVVDYKNYCKMLDRALENKFAYPAVNVSNVETANAVLEAFARAKSDGIIQVSIGGGKHASGMVANSAIGAISLANHIHLMAEKYDINIALHTDHCTAANVEPFMKPLIEETKKRRAQGLPNLFNSHMFDGSDIPLEENIKISKELMALCAENEIILEVEAGVVGGEEDGVNNEDVAADKLFTTPEDMLMFEEALKDVGDRYMLAATFGNVHGVYKPGNVKLKPIILKEGQDALKAKYGEDANYYLVFHGGSGSTKEEIEETLEYGVIKMNIDTDTQYAFTRPVVEHMFKHYDEVLKVEGEVGNKKAYDPRAYLKKAQTGMADRVIEACNVLRSSGQTMGRQ; translated from the coding sequence ATGCCAGTAGTTGATTACAAAAATTATTGTAAAATGCTTGATAGGGCCTTAGAAAATAAGTTCGCTTATCCAGCAGTTAATGTTTCTAATGTTGAAACAGCCAACGCAGTTTTAGAGGCGTTCGCTAGGGCAAAATCAGACGGGATTATTCAGGTTTCCATAGGTGGAGGAAAGCATGCATCAGGTATGGTTGCCAATAGTGCAATTGGTGCTATATCACTTGCTAATCATATTCATCTTATGGCTGAAAAATACGATATTAACATTGCTTTACACACAGACCATTGTACAGCAGCTAATGTTGAGCCATTCATGAAGCCTCTTATTGAAGAGACTAAAAAAAGAAGAGCGCAGGGGTTACCTAATCTATTTAATAGTCATATGTTTGATGGTTCTGATATTCCATTAGAAGAAAATATCAAAATCTCTAAAGAACTTATGGCTCTTTGTGCTGAAAATGAGATTATACTAGAAGTTGAAGCTGGTGTAGTTGGTGGAGAAGAAGACGGTGTAAATAATGAAGATGTAGCAGCAGATAAATTATTTACAACTCCAGAAGATATGCTTATGTTTGAAGAAGCTTTAAAAGATGTTGGTGACCGTTATATGTTAGCTGCAACATTTGGTAACGTACATGGTGTATACAAACCAGGTAATGTTAAGTTAAAGCCAATCATATTAAAAGAAGGTCAAGATGCATTAAAAGCTAAATATGGAGAAGATGCTAACTACTATTTAGTATTCCATGGTGGTTCAGGATCAACAAAAGAAGAAATAGAAGAAACACTTGAATATGGTGTAATTAAAATGAATATTGATACAGATACTCAATATGCATTTACTAGACCAGTAGTTGAACATATGTTTAAGCATTATGATGAAGTACTTAAGGTTGAGGGTGAAGTAGGGAATAAAAAAGCTTATGACCCAAGAGCATATTTGAAGAAAGCTCAAACAGGTATGGCTGATAGAGTTATTGAAGCTTGTAACGTTTTAAGATCAAGCGGTCAAACTATGGGTAGACAATAA
- a CDS encoding MerR family transcriptional regulator, giving the protein MNRRISLSEMSKLLNISKHTLRYYDKIGLITPSYDSNGYRYYSIDHYYVLSTIKLLREMDVSIKDIKKSLNDDNLEDFVQLLVDSKEHIDSEIIRMTKLSNLIGNKIKVAFHEKSRENQWYVQKEQERKYIHFGKYPPQSASEEDKFEDLFELGYDVLAESNIMIKHSIEQLEKITDDFTNFYIEYDEKVDMIGDLSILSEGDYIIYYYKGNEQNIYDSLINTLNDIKSKGYIIGDVVYEMLRPSQFITSSNKYFFTEFNIPIVKKDLTLE; this is encoded by the coding sequence ATGAACAGACGAATAAGTTTATCAGAGATGTCAAAGTTATTGAACATATCGAAACATACGCTAAGGTATTACGATAAAATAGGATTGATTACACCTAGTTATGACAGTAATGGGTATAGATATTATTCAATAGACCATTATTACGTATTAAGTACTATTAAATTGTTAAGAGAAATGGATGTATCCATCAAAGATATTAAAAAGAGTCTTAATGATGATAATCTAGAAGATTTTGTTCAGTTGTTGGTTGATAGTAAAGAACATATAGATTCTGAAATAATAAGAATGACTAAACTAAGTAATCTTATAGGCAATAAGATAAAGGTGGCTTTTCATGAAAAAAGTCGTGAAAATCAATGGTATGTACAAAAAGAGCAGGAAAGAAAGTACATTCATTTTGGGAAATATCCTCCACAAAGTGCTAGTGAAGAGGATAAATTCGAAGATCTATTTGAATTAGGTTACGATGTCTTAGCTGAAAGTAATATAATGATAAAGCATTCCATAGAACAATTAGAAAAAATAACAGATGATTTTACTAACTTTTATATAGAGTATGATGAAAAAGTGGATATGATAGGCGATTTGTCCATATTATCTGAGGGAGATTATATAATATATTATTATAAGGGAAATGAACAAAATATATATGACAGCTTAATAAATACATTAAATGATATTAAATCAAAAGGTTATATCATTGGTGATGTAGTTTATGAAATGTTGAGACCATCACAGTTCATTACCAGCTCTAATAAATATTTCTTTACAGAATTTAATATACCTATTGTAAAAAAAGACTTGACATTAGAGTAA
- a CDS encoding helix-turn-helix transcriptional regulator, translated as MLNLFDKKLERLDGFETDYVKILYYDLPKNFSGEYKSYNYSRFCTILSGRKHVTLNNNRKFMYTNDNYLLLPSNSKVHMDIDTDTKALVFELNDELVNNVLNKVNIEDYIKEEVKIDNNYFLGQNKYNISEDINNIFAASKSKENNNEFLIDLYAQKLVFDLIKNKSTYQILNGNSSHPINIAVKYINENIEEMINIKELAKDLHMSESNFSHLFKKVIGIKPVEYIKNKKLELALEYLRNESVTDVAFNLGYANISYFIRLFKDKYNMTPKQYKLTYFEKI; from the coding sequence ATGTTGAATCTCTTTGATAAAAAACTAGAAAGACTTGATGGGTTTGAGACAGATTATGTAAAAATACTATATTATGATTTGCCAAAGAATTTTTCTGGTGAATATAAATCATATAATTATTCTCGTTTTTGTACAATTCTCAGTGGGAGAAAGCATGTAACATTAAATAATAACAGAAAATTCATGTATACTAACGATAATTATCTATTATTACCTTCTAATTCAAAAGTGCATATGGATATAGATACTGATACAAAAGCTTTGGTATTTGAGTTGAATGATGAACTAGTAAACAATGTGCTTAATAAGGTCAATATAGAAGATTATATAAAGGAAGAGGTTAAAATAGATAATAATTATTTTCTAGGACAAAATAAATATAATATATCAGAAGATATCAATAATATATTTGCTGCATCTAAGAGCAAGGAGAATAATAATGAATTCTTGATTGATTTGTATGCGCAAAAATTAGTATTTGATTTGATTAAGAATAAGTCAACATATCAGATACTTAATGGAAACAGCTCTCATCCAATAAATATAGCTGTAAAATATATTAATGAAAATATTGAAGAAATGATCAATATAAAAGAGCTGGCAAAAGATTTGCATATGTCAGAATCAAATTTTTCACATCTATTCAAGAAAGTTATTGGTATTAAACCAGTTGAATATATTAAGAATAAAAAATTAGAGTTGGCTTTAGAATATTTAAGAAATGAAAGTGTAACAGATGTAGCTTTTAATTTGGGATATGCTAATATTTCATATTTTATCAGGCTATTTAAAGATAAGTATAATATGACACCTAAACAATATAAATTAACTTATTTTGAAAAAATATAA
- a CDS encoding MATE family efflux transporter → MKQLDLGKDKISKLFINYSIPAVISMVVISLYIIVDGIFVSRGVGPDGLAAVNIALPFIQALNSVVIMICIGGGVLTAIKLGENETKEASRRFSFTVIIALVFILVTSLLSLIFLNTLVELLGADETLIHLVKEYLVIMLSCNLLFQLAPIMENFIRIDGRPSFCMIVSVIGTIVNIVLDYILIIKLNMGLTGAAVATCIGSGLSGLTMLTYFLSKKSKLRFTRPICNIKLLGKMLYNGSSEFLTEISSSIVLLIFNIVIMNKMGSLGVSAISIVLYINTLVIMVLFGISQSLQPIVSYNLGAGQVDRAKQGLKFCLITTQVIALVSMIVVFIFSEPLVNIFAKGNRELIEMGVWMTRLYLTCYLFIGINITSSAFFTAVEQPLMSAAISLSRSLVLVIIGLILLPRIIGDSGIFLSNTFAEVGTFFVSLYYLKKYFNKKCDRYLSNNKKAVI, encoded by the coding sequence ATGAAGCAATTAGACCTAGGAAAAGACAAAATAAGCAAGTTGTTCATTAATTATTCCATTCCAGCTGTTATCAGTATGGTAGTCATCTCACTATACATTATAGTTGATGGAATCTTTGTCAGCAGAGGAGTAGGACCTGATGGCTTAGCGGCAGTTAATATTGCATTACCTTTTATTCAAGCACTTAATAGTGTTGTTATTATGATATGTATAGGTGGTGGAGTGCTAACAGCTATAAAGCTAGGAGAGAATGAAACAAAAGAAGCAAGTAGAAGGTTTTCTTTTACAGTAATAATTGCATTAGTATTCATTTTGGTTACATCATTATTATCACTAATCTTTCTGAATACTCTAGTTGAACTTTTGGGTGCAGATGAGACATTGATTCATTTGGTTAAAGAATATCTTGTTATTATGTTAAGCTGTAATCTACTATTTCAACTTGCGCCTATCATGGAGAATTTTATACGTATAGATGGTAGACCATCCTTTTGTATGATTGTGTCTGTTATAGGAACAATAGTTAATATCGTTCTTGACTATATATTGATAATTAAATTGAACATGGGACTAACTGGTGCAGCTGTAGCTACTTGTATTGGTTCAGGATTAAGCGGTTTAACAATGCTAACCTATTTTCTAAGCAAAAAATCAAAACTAAGATTCACTAGACCAATCTGTAATATAAAATTACTAGGTAAAATGTTATACAATGGCAGTTCTGAATTCCTTACTGAAATATCGTCATCTATAGTATTATTGATATTCAATATAGTTATAATGAACAAGATGGGATCATTGGGAGTATCAGCTATAAGTATTGTGTTATATATAAATACCTTAGTCATTATGGTGCTTTTTGGAATAAGTCAATCATTACAGCCTATAGTAAGCTATAATCTTGGAGCAGGACAGGTAGACAGAGCTAAACAAGGATTAAAATTCTGTTTAATTACTACCCAAGTAATTGCATTGGTATCAATGATAGTGGTGTTTATATTTAGTGAACCACTAGTAAATATTTTTGCTAAAGGGAACAGAGAACTTATTGAAATGGGAGTTTGGATGACAAGATTATATCTAACCTGTTACCTGTTCATTGGAATAAACATAACATCATCAGCATTTTTCACCGCTGTAGAACAACCGTTGATGTCAGCAGCTATATCATTATCAAGAAGTTTAGTTCTAGTTATCATAGGATTAATACTTCTACCTAGAATAATAGGGGATAGTGGCATATTCCTTTCAAATACTTTTGCAGAAGTTGGAACATTTTTCGTTAGTCTATATTATCTAAAGAAGTATTTTAATAAAAAATGTGATAGATATTTAAGCAATAATAAAAAGGCTGTTATATAG
- a CDS encoding DUF2325 domain-containing protein, which produces MSIVLIGGHDRMHREYKTVCKNAGHKLKVFTQMSGGLSKSIGTPDALLIFTSTVSHKMVKIANKEAKKKNIPILRCHSSSIDALHNSIKNLESVI; this is translated from the coding sequence ATGAGTATAGTATTAATTGGCGGTCATGACCGTATGCATAGAGAATATAAAACAGTCTGTAAGAACGCTGGACACAAGTTAAAAGTATTTACCCAAATGTCAGGTGGATTAAGTAAGAGTATTGGAACTCCAGATGCTTTACTTATATTTACTAGCACAGTTTCACATAAAATGGTTAAAATTGCTAATAAGGAAGCTAAAAAGAAAAATATTCCAATTCTAAGATGTCATTCCAGTAGTATTGATGCCCTACATAATTCTATAAAAAACTTAGAATCAGTTATTTAA
- a CDS encoding iron-containing alcohol dehydrogenase, translating into MSLQWFRVPKDIVFGEGALEYLSTLEGKKATLVTGGSSMKRFGFLDEAKKQLEKAGMEVSIVDGVEPNPSIDTVVRGGKEMAEFKPDWIIAIGGGSALDAAKIMWVYYEYPETKFEDLVAGKFPRLRTQAKFIAIPSTSGTASEITAFSVITDTENHIKYPLVSYEITPDIALLDAALPAKMPAHITANTGMDVMTHAIEAYVSTAATSYTDPLAMEAIKLVYKQIPVAYAEGSNMKAREDMHNASTLAGMAFTNASLGLVHSLAHKIGGELGITHGLANAILLPYIVEYNMKATDKFAEIEKQLEIDDLVAELKELNKKVGIPTTLKEVTEVEMTEEKFNEVLDRMSKNAFADPCTLTNPRQSSAEDVKEIYKVAFYGTTAKNI; encoded by the coding sequence ATGAGTTTACAATGGTTCAGAGTTCCAAAAGATATCGTATTCGGTGAAGGTGCATTAGAGTACTTATCAACTTTAGAAGGTAAAAAAGCTACACTTGTTACAGGTGGTAGTTCAATGAAAAGATTCGGTTTCTTAGATGAAGCTAAAAAGCAATTAGAAAAAGCTGGTATGGAAGTATCTATAGTTGATGGTGTTGAGCCTAATCCATCTATTGATACAGTAGTTAGAGGTGGAAAAGAAATGGCTGAATTCAAACCAGATTGGATTATTGCAATCGGTGGTGGTTCTGCTCTTGACGCTGCTAAGATCATGTGGGTTTACTATGAGTATCCAGAAACAAAATTTGAAGATTTAGTTGCAGGTAAATTCCCAAGACTTAGAACACAAGCTAAATTTATAGCTATTCCTTCAACAAGTGGTACTGCTTCAGAAATTACTGCATTCTCAGTAATCACTGATACAGAAAATCATATTAAATATCCATTAGTATCTTATGAAATAACACCTGATATTGCATTATTAGATGCAGCACTTCCTGCAAAAATGCCTGCTCATATTACAGCTAACACAGGTATGGACGTTATGACACATGCAATTGAAGCTTATGTTTCAACAGCTGCAACTAGTTATACAGATCCACTTGCTATGGAAGCAATCAAATTAGTATACAAACAAATTCCAGTAGCTTATGCTGAAGGCAGTAACATGAAAGCAAGAGAAGATATGCATAATGCTTCTACTCTAGCTGGTATGGCATTTACAAACGCTTCACTTGGACTTGTTCATAGTTTAGCTCACAAAATCGGTGGAGAACTTGGTATTACTCATGGTTTAGCTAACGCTATCTTATTACCATACATCGTAGAATACAACATGAAAGCTACAGACAAATTTGCTGAGATTGAAAAACAACTTGAAATTGATGATTTAGTAGCTGAATTAAAAGAATTAAACAAAAAAGTTGGTATCCCAACTACTCTAAAAGAAGTTACAGAAGTTGAAATGACAGAAGAAAAATTCAATGAAGTTTTAGATAGAATGAGTAAAAACGCTTTTGCTGACCCATGTACCCTTACTAACCCAAGACAATCTAGTGCAGAAGATGTAAAAGAAATATATAAAGTAGCATTTTATGGTACAACTGCTAAAAATATTTAA
- a CDS encoding DUF2804 family protein has translation MEGYTREVKNQINSLVDQDGKFQFGTYNKPVKELNMLDAKKPLGFPFGKHFKNLRLKEWEAFQAGNQDVFMLGAVYNTKTSALNQLSIYDKRNNKLYNYRKYCIPWKQILSTSMYQSESKYISKDFMMIIYNNLEEGKINIIVKIRSKNDLPNIKLEITAFHLTEPIVICQPFDTNRGLYSHKALMNMEGILYLGKEKIIFDKDTAFTIIDDHKGYYPNNVKYDWVTGCINNKDTGLIGFNLTDNQIKDHEKYNENCLWMNGNMQVLPPIKFKRSVKDDKEVWKIKDEYGMVNILFYPLAKLKLKFNYGIIYSDYEGPMGTFRGYIKDKDDNKIMLDKFFGMGEKKRYRV, from the coding sequence ATGGAAGGTTATACAAGGGAAGTTAAAAATCAAATCAATAGTCTAGTGGATCAAGATGGAAAATTTCAATTTGGAACATATAACAAACCAGTAAAAGAATTGAATATGTTAGATGCTAAGAAACCATTAGGATTTCCATTTGGTAAGCACTTCAAAAATCTAAGATTAAAGGAATGGGAAGCATTTCAAGCAGGTAATCAGGATGTTTTTATGCTTGGAGCAGTCTATAATACTAAAACTTCTGCCCTTAATCAATTATCTATCTATGATAAAAGAAATAATAAACTCTATAATTATAGAAAATACTGTATCCCATGGAAACAAATATTAAGTACAAGCATGTATCAAAGTGAAAGTAAATATATATCAAAAGATTTTATGATGATAATATATAACAATCTTGAAGAAGGCAAGATCAACATAATTGTTAAAATAAGAAGTAAAAATGATTTGCCAAATATAAAATTGGAAATCACTGCTTTTCACTTAACAGAACCAATCGTTATCTGCCAACCTTTTGATACTAATAGAGGGCTATATTCTCATAAAGCATTAATGAATATGGAGGGAATACTCTATCTTGGAAAAGAGAAAATCATCTTTGATAAGGATACAGCTTTCACTATCATTGATGACCACAAAGGATATTATCCAAACAATGTAAAATATGACTGGGTTACAGGATGCATCAATAACAAAGATACGGGACTTATAGGGTTTAACCTAACAGATAATCAAATAAAAGATCATGAAAAATATAATGAGAATTGTTTATGGATGAATGGTAATATGCAGGTATTGCCACCAATCAAATTCAAAAGGTCGGTTAAAGATGATAAAGAAGTGTGGAAAATAAAAGATGAGTATGGTATGGTAAATATATTATTTTATCCATTGGCTAAGCTTAAGCTGAAATTTAATTATGGTATCATTTATTCAGATTATGAAGGTCCTATGGGAACATTTAGAGGATACATCAAGGATAAAGATGATAATAAAATCATGCTTGATAAGTTCTTTGGCATGGGTGAAAAGAAAAGATATAGGGTTTGA
- a CDS encoding ECF transporter S component, with translation MKSKQLVYTALFAALGVILPQMFHVFGSISGRAFLPMHIPVLLAGFVCGPISGLLVGLTSVLVSHVFTGMPPVPTLFFMIVELPVYGLMAGLLFNKFRLNMMLSLILAMVAGRIVVGLMIICATSLFGITLPPFINVVGMTIAGLPGIALQIVVIPSVMLIMRKVGYQHATA, from the coding sequence ATGAAGAGTAAACAATTGGTTTATACAGCATTATTTGCAGCTTTAGGGGTTATATTACCTCAGATGTTTCATGTTTTTGGGAGTATTTCTGGTAGAGCTTTCTTGCCTATGCACATACCTGTTTTATTAGCAGGATTCGTATGTGGACCTATCAGCGGGTTGCTTGTTGGATTGACATCTGTACTAGTAAGTCATGTTTTTACAGGAATGCCACCTGTTCCAACTTTATTTTTTATGATTGTGGAGTTACCTGTATATGGATTGATGGCAGGTCTATTATTTAATAAATTCAGATTGAATATGATGTTATCATTGATTTTAGCAATGGTAGCAGGTAGAATAGTTGTTGGACTAATGATTATATGTGCAACCAGTTTGTTTGGTATAACCCTTCCACCATTTATCAATGTAGTTGGGATGACGATAGCTGGGTTGCCAGGAATAGCATTACAGATAGTGGTTATTCCATCGGTGATGCTTATAATGAGGAAAGTAGGGTATCAACATGCAACAGCTTAA
- a CDS encoding sulfide/dihydroorotate dehydrogenase-like FAD/NAD-binding protein, translating into MYKIVAKRKLNDLVELMEIHAPYVARKCEPGQFIILRVDEEGERIPLTIADYDRKKETVTIIYQVVGYSTKKLSLKNEGDSVEDFVGPLGQEAPLHKVKRVLGIGGGVGIAPLYPQLKKMKELGVQVDTILGGRSDEFIILEDEMENISDNVYYATNDGSKGIKGFVTDKLNELIENGEKYDLVIAIGPLIMMKAVCEITKKHDIKTNVSLNPIMIDGTGMCGGCRVTVGGETKFACVDGPDFDGHQVDFDEAMRRQGMYKEEEKDHVCRLGLED; encoded by the coding sequence ATGTATAAAATCGTAGCTAAAAGAAAGTTAAATGATTTAGTTGAACTTATGGAAATCCATGCACCATATGTCGCAAGAAAATGCGAACCTGGTCAATTCATCATTCTAAGAGTTGATGAAGAAGGTGAACGAATCCCTTTAACTATAGCCGATTATGATAGAAAAAAAGAAACAGTAACTATTATATATCAAGTTGTAGGATATTCAACTAAGAAATTAAGCCTTAAAAATGAAGGAGATTCTGTAGAAGACTTTGTTGGTCCTCTAGGTCAAGAAGCACCTCTTCATAAAGTAAAAAGAGTTTTAGGTATTGGTGGCGGTGTTGGTATTGCTCCACTTTATCCTCAGTTGAAAAAAATGAAAGAATTAGGTGTACAAGTAGATACTATACTTGGTGGCAGAAGTGATGAATTCATAATTCTTGAAGACGAAATGGAAAATATAAGTGATAACGTTTATTATGCTACAAACGATGGTTCAAAAGGAATCAAAGGTTTTGTAACAGATAAACTTAATGAACTAATAGAAAATGGCGAAAAATATGATTTGGTTATCGCAATTGGACCTTTGATCATGATGAAAGCCGTTTGTGAAATAACAAAGAAACATGATATCAAAACAAATGTTTCCTTGAATCCTATTATGATTGATGGTACAGGTATGTGTGGAGGATGTCGTGTAACTGTAGGCGGCGAAACAAAATTCGCATGTGTTGATGGTCCTGATTTCGATGGTCACCAAGTTGATTTTGATGAGGCCATGAGACGTCAAGGTATGTACAAAGAAGAAGAAAAAGATCATGTATGCAGACTAGGATTGGAGGACTAG
- a CDS encoding DUF1893 domain-containing protein, with protein sequence MQQLNSNELNESNYTCIVKNNDEVVFTSTERGVKPLLDYINENHEYKDITVIDRIIGKGAMCLAIKSRAKIVITPIISKKALELADKYNVHVEYKKVVPGIINRTGTGPCPIENAVSDIEDVEEAYNIILDTLKELAKNQ encoded by the coding sequence ATGCAACAGCTTAATAGTAATGAATTAAATGAAAGCAATTATACATGTATTGTGAAAAATAATGATGAAGTGGTCTTTACTTCTACGGAAAGAGGAGTGAAACCTTTATTAGATTATATTAATGAAAATCATGAATACAAGGATATTACGGTTATAGATAGGATTATAGGTAAAGGTGCCATGTGTTTAGCTATAAAAAGTAGAGCTAAGATAGTAATTACACCAATAATTAGCAAAAAAGCATTGGAATTAGCCGATAAATATAATGTTCATGTAGAATATAAGAAGGTTGTTCCAGGAATAATTAACCGAACAGGCACAGGTCCTTGTCCAATAGAGAATGCAGTTTCTGATATAGAGGATGTTGAAGAGGCTTATAATATTATTTTGGACACATTGAAGGAACTAGCTAAAAACCAATAA